The Moraxella haemolytica genome window below encodes:
- a CDS encoding metallophosphoesterase, with protein sequence MRMLFLVVIVILFQLFTFIVGRGLEWLVRPYVAKPRRWITPAFFVVSNVFLAVLFFGQFRLGVGYLAVLWLGVLTVMMVVLASFILRRLSLDGRFSTVIRVFAVLVFGVLVGLSVYNAYTPTVRYLSVQIDKPMAKPVRIGLVSDLHLGSLFGANQLDRLSELLKDERVDLLLMAGDIMDDDTKAYDEQNMAAAFARVVTATTDGVVASLGNHDLYDTDAYLDIVQAIREAGATLLDDKVATIYAGGVPLSIIGRFDDHVLNRQSSDELYGQLSQQQQLQPVILLDHRPSQIDENVKLPIDLQVSGHTHNGQLFPANFIVKMLNRVAYGYRLINGTHIVVSSGYGFWGIPLRLGSQSELWVIELSGK encoded by the coding sequence ATGCGAATGCTATTTTTGGTGGTCATTGTCATTTTATTTCAGCTGTTTACTTTTATTGTCGGTCGTGGGCTTGAGTGGTTGGTGCGCCCGTATGTCGCCAAGCCTAGACGATGGATCACGCCGGCGTTCTTTGTGGTGAGTAATGTGTTTTTGGCGGTGTTGTTCTTCGGTCAATTTCGCCTTGGTGTGGGCTATCTGGCGGTGTTGTGGCTTGGCGTGCTAACCGTGATGATGGTGGTTTTGGCATCGTTTATCTTGCGTAGGTTATCGCTTGATGGGCGGTTTTCTACCGTGATTAGGGTATTTGCTGTTTTGGTGTTTGGTGTGTTGGTGGGGTTGTCAGTTTATAATGCCTATACACCGACCGTGCGATATCTGTCGGTGCAAATTGATAAACCGATGGCAAAGCCTGTACGCATTGGGTTGGTATCAGATTTACATTTGGGCAGTCTGTTTGGTGCAAATCAACTAGATAGACTATCTGAGTTATTAAAAGATGAGCGAGTTGACCTGTTACTCATGGCAGGCGACATCATGGACGATGATACAAAAGCCTATGACGAACAGAATATGGCGGCGGCGTTTGCACGAGTGGTTACAGCTACCACAGATGGCGTAGTAGCAAGTTTGGGCAATCATGATTTGTATGATACCGATGCTTACCTTGATATTGTTCAGGCGATCCGTGAGGCAGGAGCGACTTTGCTTGATGATAAGGTTGCGACCATTTATGCAGGCGGTGTACCGCTTTCTATTATTGGTCGCTTTGATGATCATGTGCTTAATAGACAAAGCAGTGATGAGTTGTATGGTCAGCTTAGTCAGCAACAACAGTTACAGCCTGTAATCCTGCTTGATCATCGTCCCAGTCAGATCGATGAGAATGTCAAGTTGCCCATAGATTTGCAGGTGTCGGGACATACGCATAATGGGCAGTTGTTTCCTGCCAATTTTATTGTAAAAATGCTAAACCGTGTTGCTTATGGGTATAGACTCATCAATGGCACACACATCGTGGTATCATCAGGCTATGGTTTTTGGGGCATACCTTTGCGTTTGGGCAGTCAGTCAGAGCTATGGGTGATTGAATTGTCAGGTAAGTAG
- a CDS encoding ABC-F family ATP-binding cassette domain-containing protein, whose translation MIDFKNVSVRRDGRLLFSDVNLQLHKSQKIGLTGNNGTGKSTLFATLLGEHQTDVGSVEMPSDWQIAHMAQEVHATKIQAMDYVLSGDGEWYELNQKLQNQSALSAEEIAPIYGRFEEIDGFRIPTKAAQILSGLGFSDGDHTREVATFSGGWRMRLNLARTLMHRADVLLLDEPTNHLDLDAILWLEEWLAKFDGLILLISHDKDFLDAVVGHILHIEQGKITLYSGNYSQFIRTRAERLSQQAQAYEKQQAIKAHLENFIRRFGAKATKAKQAQSRAKQLERMADIAPVMADSAFSFEFYPPSHMASPLIVLDNATIGYDKPLMTKVNLQITPEVRLGILGANGAGKSTLIKALVGDLPLLGGAYKVSETVKLGYFNQHQMDALDGNATPMILLRRLAGATSDADLRAFLGSFDFRGEKIDTPCYLFSGGERARLTLALIVWQRPNVLVLDEPTNHLDLQMRDALMLALQNFEGALILVSHDRGLITSVCDSLILVADGRAEEFAGDMVDYAEHLRHARLQRQAKTVSLNTQNKVANQTLGLSKEEKRKLAAQNRAKTAPLRKEIERLEKQLDKLSDELSRVEETLSDQSLYDDANKERLLSLLSEQSNLQSELGEVEELLLLAMDKLECLEQSLEQGG comes from the coding sequence ATGATTGATTTTAAAAATGTGTCGGTTCGCCGTGATGGCAGGTTGCTGTTTAGCGATGTCAATTTACAGCTGCACAAATCGCAAAAAATTGGTCTGACAGGCAATAATGGCACAGGTAAATCCACCTTGTTTGCTACTTTATTGGGCGAGCATCAGACGGATGTGGGCAGTGTTGAGATGCCAAGTGATTGGCAGATTGCTCACATGGCACAAGAAGTGCACGCAACTAAGATACAAGCGATGGATTATGTGCTGTCTGGTGATGGTGAATGGTATGAGTTAAATCAAAAATTACAAAATCAATCGGCATTGTCCGCCGAAGAGATTGCTCCTATTTATGGGCGGTTTGAGGAGATTGATGGCTTTCGTATACCGACTAAGGCTGCACAGATTCTCTCAGGTCTTGGCTTTAGCGATGGTGATCACACTAGAGAAGTGGCAACTTTCTCTGGTGGCTGGAGGATGCGACTCAATCTTGCTCGTACACTCATGCACCGTGCTGATGTTTTGCTACTTGATGAGCCGACCAACCATTTGGATTTGGATGCGATTTTGTGGTTGGAAGAGTGGCTTGCTAAGTTTGATGGCTTGATATTGTTAATTAGTCATGATAAGGATTTTTTGGATGCGGTGGTGGGACATATTTTGCACATTGAGCAGGGCAAGATTACGCTGTACTCAGGCAATTATAGTCAATTTATTCGTACTCGTGCCGAACGCCTTTCTCAGCAAGCACAAGCCTATGAAAAACAGCAAGCAATAAAAGCACATTTGGAGAATTTTATCCGCCGTTTTGGGGCAAAAGCAACCAAAGCCAAACAAGCCCAAAGTCGTGCCAAACAGCTAGAGCGTATGGCTGATATTGCCCCCGTGATGGCGGATTCAGCTTTTAGTTTTGAGTTTTATCCGCCAAGTCATATGGCAAGCCCATTGATTGTACTGGATAATGCCACCATCGGTTATGACAAACCGCTCATGACAAAGGTAAATTTACAAATCACGCCTGAAGTGCGTTTGGGTATCTTGGGGGCAAATGGTGCGGGAAAATCAACCCTAATTAAGGCGTTGGTTGGCGATTTGCCATTGCTTGGTGGTGCATACAAGGTGTCAGAAACTGTAAAACTTGGGTATTTTAATCAGCATCAGATGGATGCGTTAGATGGCAATGCCACGCCGATGATTCTGCTTCGTAGGCTAGCAGGGGCAACCTCAGATGCTGATTTACGGGCATTTTTAGGGAGTTTTGATTTTCGTGGCGAGAAGATTGATACGCCGTGCTATCTTTTCTCAGGTGGTGAGCGTGCCAGATTGACCCTAGCACTCATCGTTTGGCAGCGTCCGAATGTACTGGTGCTTGATGAGCCAACCAACCATTTGGATTTGCAGATGCGAGATGCACTCATGCTTGCTCTACAAAATTTTGAAGGGGCGTTAATTTTGGTATCGCATGACCGTGGATTGATTACTTCAGTTTGTGATTCTCTCATCTTGGTAGCTGATGGGCGAGCAGAAGAATTCGCTGGCGATATGGTTGATTATGCTGAGCATCTAAGACACGCAAGATTACAAAGACAAGCTAAGACGGTCAGTTTAAATACGCAAAACAAAGTTGCCAATCAGACATTAGGGCTGTCCAAAGAAGAAAAGCGTAAACTGGCGGCTCAAAATCGTGCCAAGACTGCACCACTGCGTAAAGAAATAGAAAGGCTGGAAAAACAGCTAGACAAACTTTCTGATGAGCTGAGTCGTGTTGAAGAAACCTTGTCCGACCAAAGCCTATATGATGATGCTAATAAAGAGAGGTTGTTGTCTTTGTTATCTGAGCAATCTAATTTACAATCTGAGCTTGGCGAGGTAGAAGAGTTACTACTTTTGGCGATGGATAAGCTTGAGTGCTTAGAGCAGTCATTAGAACAAGGTGGCTAG
- a CDS encoding YheT family hydrolase — protein MMNTTFAPPFWLKNPHIQTILPKFLVKDTLDYERHLYKDSLDESDVAFDYLLADDVLVDGKYQKPLVVLFHGMEGSSQSHYARTLAKQVQTAGFHFVVPHFRSCGGVAVSGKIFYNAGDTAELHHYLGILKQQYQTIYAMGVSLGGNALAKYMGEYGTDAICECAVVVSAPVDLASASIAMDRLLGKKIYTPYLLNPIIKKALDNQITADEITALKRAKCMGDFDNIFTAPRHGFVSKNDYYRQASALPYLKEIVKPTLIITAKDDPFLGVTAERGDVSSQVVLLTTEHGGHIGFIDYDYATRAFCMDYIPKRALAFFEGCV, from the coding sequence ATGATGAATACAACTTTTGCTCCGCCTTTTTGGCTAAAAAACCCACACATTCAAACAATCCTACCAAAATTTTTGGTGAAAGATACACTTGATTATGAACGCCATCTTTACAAAGACAGTTTGGATGAGAGTGATGTGGCATTTGATTATCTACTGGCGGATGATGTCTTGGTAGATGGTAAATACCAAAAACCGTTGGTTGTACTGTTTCATGGCATGGAGGGTTCAAGCCAAAGTCATTATGCACGAACGCTTGCTAAGCAGGTGCAGACGGCAGGTTTTCATTTTGTGGTGCCTCATTTTCGCTCGTGTGGCGGCGTGGCGGTATCTGGCAAGATATTTTATAATGCAGGCGATACTGCAGAGTTACACCATTATTTAGGCATCTTAAAACAGCAATATCAGACCATCTATGCGATGGGCGTGTCTTTAGGTGGTAATGCCCTTGCCAAATACATGGGCGAGTATGGCACTGATGCCATCTGTGAGTGTGCGGTGGTGGTGTCTGCTCCTGTGGACTTGGCGAGTGCGTCGATTGCGATGGATCGACTGCTTGGCAAGAAAATCTATACGCCATATCTGTTAAATCCTATTATTAAAAAAGCACTGGACAATCAGATTACTGCTGATGAAATCACTGCTCTAAAGCGTGCTAAATGTATGGGTGATTTTGATAATATATTTACCGCACCTCGCCATGGTTTTGTCTCTAAAAATGATTATTATCGTCAAGCGTCCGCTTTGCCTTATTTAAAGGAAATAGTCAAGCCGACACTCATCATCACCGCTAAAGACGATCCGTTTTTGGGGGTAACGGCGGAGCGTGGCGATGTTTCATCACAAGTTGTTCTGCTAACTACCGAGCATGGCGGTCATATTGGCTTTATTGATTATGATTATGCTACTCGTGCATTTTGTATGGATTATATTCCAAAGCGGGCATTGGCATTCTTTGAGGGTTGTGTGTGA
- the dapB gene encoding 4-hydroxy-tetrahydrodipicolinate reductase yields MNSLNIGIMGASGRMGRMLLQATQDNPNTTLKGAFVRGISSLIGVDAGEFIGTGKNGVALSTLDVSGINALIDFSLPEALDEVLAQCTTHKTALVMGVTGLSDEQEAKLQEASKTIPIVYAGNFSTGVNLSLNLLATTAKVLGLDADVEIIEHHHKHKIDAPSGTALMMANSVATARGQSLKTALVHGRQGATKRSQGEIGMHAIRGGEIVGEHTVEFIMNGEIIEITHKAMSRLTFAAGAVRAAIWASKQPAGLYDMQDVLGLKAS; encoded by the coding sequence ATGAATAGCCTAAATATCGGCATCATGGGTGCGTCAGGTCGCATGGGGCGAATGCTACTACAAGCCACCCAAGACAATCCAAACACCACCCTAAAAGGTGCATTTGTGCGTGGTATCTCAAGTCTCATTGGGGTAGATGCCGGTGAGTTTATTGGGACAGGCAAAAATGGCGTTGCTCTAAGCACGCTGGATGTGTCAGGAATTAACGCACTCATTGACTTTAGCTTACCTGAAGCACTAGATGAAGTACTCGCTCAATGCACTACCCATAAGACCGCCCTTGTGATGGGTGTAACTGGTCTTAGTGATGAACAAGAAGCCAAATTACAAGAAGCAAGCAAAACCATTCCCATCGTCTATGCAGGCAACTTCTCAACAGGTGTCAACCTAAGCCTAAATCTACTTGCCACCACAGCCAAGGTATTGGGGTTAGATGCTGATGTTGAGATTATTGAGCATCACCACAAACATAAGATTGATGCACCGTCTGGCACAGCCCTAATGATGGCAAATTCGGTTGCCACCGCTCGTGGGCAAAGCCTAAAAACCGCCCTTGTTCATGGTCGTCAAGGTGCGACCAAACGCAGTCAAGGCGAGATTGGTATGCACGCCATTCGTGGCGGTGAGATTGTCGGTGAGCATACGGTCGAGTTCATCATGAATGGCGAAATCATCGAAATCACACACAAAGCAATGAGTCGCCTAACTTTCGCTGCAGGGGCAGTGCGTGCTGCCATTTGGGCAAGCAAGCAACCAGCAGGTCTGTACGACATGCAAGATGTCTTAGGTTTAAAAGCCAGTTAA